One genomic window of Undibacterium cyanobacteriorum includes the following:
- a CDS encoding PhoH family protein, translating into MLRNTPVPVLHFVPQPLDNLRLAHLCGPLDENLRQISAALDLSIFRRGDKFIVSGHNADKGVELLEKFYAQAKKIISIDEVQLALVEQRASSSKKLSAEQGFDSESAEAGANQKAPSKTRAKTNAAVSKTGGVSSARKKAIPLDDEVATATVQDQNQDQDDVDIDDHDVESPILKTRRSDLRGRTPHQNTYLRAILEHDITFGIGPAGTGKTYLAVACAVDALERDAVKRIVLTRPAVEAGERLGFLPGDLTQKVDPYLRPLYDALYDLLGFDRTQKMFEKQIIEIAPLAYMRGRTLNHSFIILDEAQNTTPEQMKMFLTRIGFGSKAVITGDVTQIDLQRHQRSGLVDACQVLKGVRGIAFNRFTSVDVVRHPLVARIVDAYEEASQQHEQQEAEIVNLKQATAISKSKRK; encoded by the coding sequence ATCTTGAGAAACACACCCGTCCCTGTCCTGCATTTCGTTCCGCAGCCGCTCGACAATCTGCGCCTTGCCCATTTATGCGGCCCTTTGGATGAGAACTTACGTCAAATTTCAGCGGCTTTGGATTTGAGTATTTTTCGTCGTGGTGATAAGTTCATTGTCAGTGGCCATAACGCGGACAAGGGTGTGGAATTGCTGGAAAAGTTTTACGCCCAAGCGAAAAAAATTATCAGCATCGATGAAGTACAGTTAGCCTTAGTCGAACAACGCGCATCAAGTAGTAAAAAATTGTCAGCCGAGCAGGGCTTCGATAGTGAAAGTGCGGAAGCTGGTGCGAATCAAAAAGCACCGAGCAAGACTCGTGCGAAAACCAATGCAGCGGTCAGCAAAACAGGTGGCGTCAGCAGTGCGCGTAAGAAAGCAATTCCGCTCGATGACGAAGTCGCGACTGCAACTGTGCAAGATCAAAATCAAGATCAAGACGATGTGGACATCGATGATCATGATGTCGAGAGCCCCATACTCAAAACCCGCCGTAGTGATTTGCGTGGCCGTACGCCGCATCAAAACACTTATCTGCGCGCGATTCTGGAACACGATATTACATTTGGGATTGGCCCAGCGGGTACTGGTAAAACCTATCTCGCGGTTGCTTGTGCGGTCGATGCATTGGAGCGCGATGCGGTGAAACGCATTGTGCTGACGCGTCCTGCGGTAGAGGCCGGTGAACGACTGGGTTTCTTGCCCGGTGATTTGACACAAAAGGTTGATCCGTATTTGCGCCCCTTGTATGACGCTTTATACGATCTTCTCGGATTCGATCGTACGCAAAAAATGTTTGAAAAGCAGATCATCGAGATCGCGCCTTTGGCCTATATGCGTGGTCGTACTTTGAATCATTCTTTCATTATTCTGGACGAGGCGCAAAACACCACGCCAGAACAAATGAAGATGTTCTTAACCCGCATTGGTTTTGGCAGTAAAGCTGTGATTACGGGTGACGTCACGCAAATTGATTTGCAGCGTCATCAACGGAGCGGTTTGGTCGATGCTTGTCAGGTCTTGAAGGGTGTGCGTGGTATCGCTTTTAATCGCTTCACCAGTGTCGATGTAGTGCGCCATCCATTGGTGGCGCGTATCGTTGATGCCTACGAAGAAGCCAGCCAACAGCATGAGCAACAAGAAGCTGAGATTGTGAACCTGAAACAAGCAACGGCTATCAGTAAAAGTAAACGCAAATAA
- the ybeY gene encoding rRNA maturation RNase YbeY: MATATQQKHKLNLSVQYADERLKDLLTRPLLRKTIQAALFFPAELTLRIVDAEEGRTLNRDYRGKDYATNVLTFAYTEDMDAEVTQADIILCTDVLEKEAQEQKKTVLEHAQHLVVHGVLHAQGYDHEDDEEAEEMEALEIEILEGLGLKNPYA, from the coding sequence ATGGCGACTGCAACTCAGCAAAAACATAAGCTCAACCTGTCTGTGCAATACGCGGACGAACGTCTCAAAGACTTGTTGACGCGTCCTTTGTTACGCAAGACGATACAAGCAGCCTTGTTCTTTCCTGCCGAGCTCACCTTGCGCATCGTTGATGCTGAAGAAGGCCGTACTCTCAACCGCGACTATCGCGGTAAAGATTATGCGACCAATGTGCTGACCTTCGCCTACACCGAAGATATGGACGCCGAAGTGACACAAGCCGATATCATCTTGTGCACTGATGTACTCGAGAAAGAAGCGCAAGAACAAAAGAAAACGGTACTCGAACATGCGCAACATTTAGTGGTGCATGGTGTTTTGCACGCGCAAGGCTATGATCACGAAGACGATGAAGAAGCGGAAGAGATGGAAGCCTTGGAGATTGAAATTCTCGAGGGTTTAGGACTGAAGAATCCTTATGCTTAA
- a CDS encoding helix-turn-helix domain-containing protein — protein sequence MPIIVNLDVVLAQRKMRLNTLAELVDITPQNLSVLKSGRAKAIRFDTLEKICEALECQPGDILAFDATAVVHDNESDPE from the coding sequence ATGCCCATTATCGTCAATCTCGATGTCGTCCTCGCCCAGCGCAAAATGCGGCTCAACACGCTGGCCGAACTGGTCGACATCACGCCACAAAATCTGTCGGTGCTCAAATCGGGGCGAGCGAAAGCGATTCGTTTCGATACTTTAGAAAAAATTTGTGAGGCCTTGGAATGCCAACCCGGTGACATTCTCGCCTTTGACGCGACTGCAGTCGTTCATGATAACGAATCCGACCCTGAATAA
- a CDS encoding ion channel has product MSGRQVVTYGMPTRFWQDIYYYAMTISWPWFFASFAFLFAMMNFVFAGLYMAGEQAIANMYPEGFWGAFFFSVETLATVGYGDMHPQTVYGHWVSIIEIFLGMSGLALVTGLIFARFSRPRSSIVFAEHPVSHVADGKRLLMIRMANARMNVISEASAKLRLIWNEVSVTNGKFRKIHDLTLQRDQHPIFVLGWTIFHVIDEASPLYGVSLEELKQRQAALILSVDGVDETTNQNQRGRQYYPIELVRWNHRYLDVFEDQDGPTQVIHYSRFHLSEEIDAVLSEQAEAP; this is encoded by the coding sequence ATGAGTGGCCGTCAAGTCGTTACTTACGGTATGCCTACCCGTTTTTGGCAAGACATCTATTACTACGCGATGACGATTTCCTGGCCTTGGTTTTTTGCGAGTTTTGCCTTTCTGTTTGCGATGATGAATTTTGTTTTTGCAGGCCTCTATATGGCAGGGGAGCAGGCGATCGCGAATATGTACCCCGAAGGATTTTGGGGCGCTTTCTTTTTTAGTGTCGAGACCCTGGCCACGGTCGGCTATGGCGATATGCATCCACAAACGGTGTATGGGCATTGGGTTTCGATCATCGAGATTTTTCTGGGGATGTCGGGCTTAGCCTTGGTGACCGGATTGATTTTTGCGCGCTTTTCGCGACCACGTTCGAGTATCGTTTTTGCCGAACATCCTGTGAGTCACGTGGCAGATGGCAAACGTTTGCTGATGATACGCATGGCAAATGCACGTATGAATGTGATTAGTGAAGCGTCCGCGAAGTTGCGTTTGATTTGGAATGAAGTCTCGGTCACGAATGGCAAATTTCGGAAGATTCATGATTTGACACTGCAACGCGATCAACATCCTATCTTCGTTTTAGGATGGACTATATTCCATGTTATCGATGAAGCGAGCCCATTGTATGGCGTGAGTTTGGAGGAGTTGAAACAGCGTCAGGCGGCTCTGATTTTAAGTGTCGACGGCGTGGACGAAACGACTAACCAAAATCAACGTGGACGTCAGTATTATCCGATTGAATTGGTACGTTGGAATCATCGTTATCTGGATGTGTTTGAGGATCAAGATGGACCGACCCAAGTGATACACTACTCACGCTTTCATTTGTCGGAAGAGATCGATGCGGTGTTGAGTGAACAGGCGGAAGCCCCTTAG
- a CDS encoding histidine phosphatase family protein, with the protein MLKKLIRVCLVSSLVIVGATSALPALAFQTIVIVRHAEKVDESRDPLLSEKGMQRAQNLARMLRDANIEQIFATEYQRTQLTAKPLADSKQLSLTPYVAKESLALGQQLRGASKNTLVVAHSNTINTVLKGLGVSGQKEVAEDEFDRMVVVHLNQQGAPEVTILRY; encoded by the coding sequence ATGTTGAAAAAATTGATTCGTGTTTGCCTAGTTAGCTCGCTCGTAATCGTGGGCGCGACGAGTGCACTACCTGCCTTGGCATTTCAAACCATAGTGATTGTGCGCCATGCGGAAAAAGTCGATGAAAGCCGCGATCCTCTGCTCAGCGAAAAAGGAATGCAGCGTGCACAGAACCTCGCCCGCATGTTGCGTGATGCGAATATCGAACAAATCTTCGCCACTGAATATCAGCGTACGCAGTTGACCGCGAAGCCTTTGGCCGACAGCAAGCAACTAAGCTTGACGCCCTACGTTGCCAAAGAGTCGCTAGCCTTGGGACAGCAGTTACGTGGAGCCAGTAAAAATACCTTAGTGGTGGCGCATTCCAATACCATCAATACCGTCTTAAAGGGCTTGGGTGTGAGTGGCCAAAAAGAGGTCGCTGAAGATGAATTCGATCGCATGGTGGTGGTGCATCTCAATCAGCAAGGTGCACCTGAGGTGACGATACTTCGCTATTGA
- a CDS encoding DUF1294 domain-containing protein produces the protein MNLPNEILQWLQQQSNTLAFIYYLITSFICFTLYARDKWIAVRGHQQKTASQTRKTKRGTPSNPPTLPNYPSRISEQKLLVWTFLCGGLVALLAQQVFRHKTRKPLFEISAIVACIIHAAAWFYIKVAS, from the coding sequence ATGAATCTACCCAATGAGATCCTGCAGTGGCTGCAGCAACAATCGAATACTCTCGCCTTCATTTACTATCTAATCACCAGTTTCATTTGCTTCACGCTGTATGCGCGGGACAAGTGGATTGCAGTGCGAGGACATCAACAAAAAACGGCGAGCCAAACTCGTAAAACGAAGCGAGGCACCCCAAGCAATCCGCCAACTCTCCCGAATTATCCATCACGCATTAGCGAGCAAAAATTACTGGTTTGGACTTTCCTTTGCGGCGGTCTTGTGGCGCTACTGGCGCAACAAGTATTCCGCCACAAAACCAGAAAGCCCCTCTTCGAAATCAGCGCGATTGTGGCGTGTATCATCCATGCTGCTGCATGGTTTTACATCAAAGTCGCTAGCTAA
- a CDS encoding HlyC/CorC family transporter translates to MQEHSSKVRPSDLKQHRSLFERLTALISPEPENRAELLEVLHDAQERNLIDADALAMIEGVFQVSDLCARDIMVPRAQMDVVDISKPIDEWMPEVLETAHSRFPAVDGERDKVVGILLAKDLLRYYAEESFDVRDMLRPVVYIPESKRLNILLRDFRANRNHMAMVVDEYGGVAGLITIEDVLEQIVGDIEDEYDFDEEEDNIIALDNLGHGKRWRVKGLTEIEHFNEVIGAELSDKDVDTLGGYISNHLQRVPHKGDAFDIGNLHFEVLRADARQVQMILVEKRSASYVAED, encoded by the coding sequence ATGCAAGAGCACTCTAGTAAGGTCAGACCATCTGACCTTAAACAACATAGGTCATTGTTCGAAAGACTGACCGCCCTCATTTCTCCCGAACCTGAAAACCGTGCAGAGCTGTTAGAAGTGCTGCATGATGCGCAAGAGCGCAATTTGATCGATGCCGATGCCTTGGCAATGATCGAAGGGGTTTTCCAAGTCTCTGATTTATGCGCCCGTGACATCATGGTGCCGCGTGCTCAGATGGACGTGGTGGATATCTCCAAACCAATCGATGAATGGATGCCAGAAGTGCTGGAGACAGCGCACTCGCGTTTTCCTGCGGTCGATGGCGAACGCGATAAAGTCGTCGGTATTCTGTTAGCGAAAGATTTGTTGCGCTACTACGCCGAAGAGAGTTTCGATGTACGCGATATGCTGCGTCCTGTGGTGTATATCCCTGAATCGAAACGCTTAAACATTCTCTTGCGTGATTTCCGTGCCAATCGTAACCATATGGCGATGGTGGTCGATGAATATGGTGGTGTTGCTGGTCTCATCACGATCGAAGACGTGCTGGAACAAATCGTGGGCGATATTGAAGATGAATACGACTTCGATGAAGAGGAAGATAACATCATCGCGCTCGATAATCTTGGACATGGCAAACGTTGGCGCGTCAAAGGTTTGACCGAAATTGAGCACTTCAATGAAGTGATTGGTGCTGAGCTGAGCGATAAAGATGTTGATACGCTGGGCGGCTATATCTCGAACCATTTGCAGCGTGTGCCGCATAAAGGTGATGCTTTCGATATCGGTAATTTGCATTTCGAGGTCTTGCGTGCCGATGCGCGACAAGTACAAATGATCTTGGTTGAAAAACGTAGCGCGAGCTATGTGGCGGAGGATTAA